The genomic segment CAAGACTTGACTAATTTTCTGCCCCCTAGCAGCAGCGACCTGTTCTAGTCGAACGTACAGGGCATTGTTGACGCTAAGGCGATGGCGAGTTTGGCTAGCTAGAGTTGGTTTTTTCTCTACAGGGGGACTAACGTAGGTGGCAGCAAAGTTCCGAATGGCAGCTAGGCCAACCCGATTGCAAAAGTCTCCAAACCCTTCACCAGCCTGTCGGGACTGCTTAAAGTAGGCGAATACTGGCTCTAGTTCCTTTTCCAAATCATGGACATGGAGCTTTTCTAGGTATGCCTGTGCAAGCCGAGTTTGGTTGGCACTAGCACCCAGCCAAACTTGGTAGTGATCTGGTGCACTACCGACAAAGCCCAGTTCAGCCAAGTAAGGGCGAGCACAACCGTTGGGGCAACCCGTCATGCGAATAATAGGTTGCTCGGCTTCCAAGCCCAGCTTATTCAGCAAGGTACGAATGCGTTCTAGGATGCTGGGTAAAATCCTCTCAGACTCAGTGATTGCCAAGCCACAGGTAGGTAACGCTGGGCAAGCCATGGAGTAGCGTACTAGGGGATCGATGTCGGTTTCTTTGAGAACACCTGCCCGCTCTAGCATTCCTTGAATCTCTGCTTCATGGCTAGGGTCAATGTTATAGAGGAGAACGTTTTGGTTGGGGGTCAAACGCATGGGCACCTGGAAGCGCTCTACAATCTCCCGCAGTACAGTTTTTAGCTGCAAGCCTTCTTTGTCGAGGATGCGGCCATTTTCTACAGAAATACCTAAGAAGCGATTGCCATCTCCCTGGTCGTGCCAACCTAAAAAGTCAAGATATTTGAATTCTGGCAGGGGCTTAAAGGGTTGTAGTGGTTTGCCAAAATAGGTTTCAACCTGGGCACGGAATTTGTCTACTCCCCAATCTGCTACTAGATACTTCATCCGGGCATGGCGGCGCTCTGAACGATCGCCATAATCCCGCTGGGTAGCCACAATCGCCTTAACCAGATCATAAATATCGTCCTTATCTACATAGCCGATGGGGTCAGCCAACCGAGGGAAGGTCTCCTCCTTGTTATGGGTGCGTCCCAAGCCTCCTCCAGCCAGCACGTTGAAGCCCTGTAACTGGCCTTCGCCGTCAGTGATCACCACAAGGCTGACATCCTGGGAATACAAATCCACAGAATTATCGCCAGGAACCGTAACACAGCACTTAAACTTGCGGGGCATGTAATGGGTGCCATAGATGGGTTCCACACAGTCATGGATAATGGTGCCTCTACCGTTGCGCTGGCGGGCTGCCTTTACCTCTGGTGCTTCCTCGGCAGAAATCACCTTCTCCCCATCTAGCCAAATCTCATAATAGGCTCCCGTCTGAGGAGTCAGCAAGTCAGCTATGCGGTTGGCATAGTCCCAAGCATAGCCATATTCTGGACGATTTTTATAGGGAGCAGGAGGAGCCATTACGTTCCGGTTCAGGTCACCGCAAGCTCCTAGGGTTGAACCCATATGGCGCACAATTTCGGCGATCGCCGCCTTCAGATTCCGCTTAACAATGCCATGCAATTGAAACCCCTGACGAGTGGTTGCCCGGAGCGTGCCATTGCCATAGGTATCAGCTAACCGATCCAACGTTAGGTATAGCTGCGGAGGAATAAACCCTCCTGGACTGCGAGTCCGGAGCATGAACTGGTAGTCTTTCTCTTGACCTTTCGTCCGGTTGTCGCGGTTGTCCTGTTGGTAGGAGCCATGGAACTTTAAGATTTGCACCGCATCATGGCTGAAGTGAGTAGTATCTTGCAGCAACTCGGTAGCAAGAGGTTCGCGTAAAAAATTACTGGCTGCCTTGATAGTCTCAACTTTCGAGGGTTTACGATCGGGGGATGTGGACATAGAAGCGGTAGTCATGGATAGTCCGGTAAGTCAATCGGA from the Cyanobacteriota bacterium genome contains:
- the sir gene encoding sulfite reductase, ferredoxin dependent — translated: MTTASMSTSPDRKPSKVETIKAASNFLREPLATELLQDTTHFSHDAVQILKFHGSYQQDNRDNRTKGQEKDYQFMLRTRSPGGFIPPQLYLTLDRLADTYGNGTLRATTRQGFQLHGIVKRNLKAAIAEIVRHMGSTLGACGDLNRNVMAPPAPYKNRPEYGYAWDYANRIADLLTPQTGAYYEIWLDGEKVISAEEAPEVKAARQRNGRGTIIHDCVEPIYGTHYMPRKFKCCVTVPGDNSVDLYSQDVSLVVITDGEGQLQGFNVLAGGGLGRTHNKEETFPRLADPIGYVDKDDIYDLVKAIVATQRDYGDRSERRHARMKYLVADWGVDKFRAQVETYFGKPLQPFKPLPEFKYLDFLGWHDQGDGNRFLGISVENGRILDKEGLQLKTVLREIVERFQVPMRLTPNQNVLLYNIDPSHEAEIQGMLERAGVLKETDIDPLVRYSMACPALPTCGLAITESERILPSILERIRTLLNKLGLEAEQPIIRMTGCPNGCARPYLAELGFVGSAPDHYQVWLGASANQTRLAQAYLEKLHVHDLEKELEPVFAYFKQSRQAGEGFGDFCNRVGLAAIRNFAATYVSPPVEKKPTLASQTRHRLSVNNALYVRLEQVAAARGQKISQVLAEALDTFLTAQEQALLAREQAEPTPEQPAAVEPSSLEEPTLPEPTPEQPRLPDLPIEPSSTSINDTPANP